One stretch of Hoeflea sp. 108 DNA includes these proteins:
- a CDS encoding ABC transporter substrate-binding protein, whose product MLYATGVIRGAALAATAAFATLMASQSAMAEDVNVRFSWKLKGEYGFFYLGEQKGIYKDAGVTLKLGEGAGSQAALGSLIQGQEDAVILPGIFAISAIQKGMPVKIIALYQPESPIALISHPDKAVNTPKDLEGKTIAHAVGETGTSYLGAFCEINKIDCSKVSKVQMDSQSRVPQFLQKQVDVVSVYKTNDLPVLEDKTGQKFPTLDLTEFGLAVPGMAVVASDDGIAKKGPALRSFLAANAKAIELTRADPAAATAALKAVWQAGPSDKVVQEQIEATSASIHSPTGTPTGYIDEKAIADALKLIGSVEEIGDAKPISAFYTNELLTQ is encoded by the coding sequence ATGTTGTACGCCACAGGTGTCATTCGCGGTGCCGCGCTTGCCGCGACAGCCGCCTTCGCCACGCTCATGGCCAGCCAGAGCGCCATGGCCGAAGACGTGAACGTCCGTTTCAGCTGGAAGCTCAAGGGTGAGTACGGCTTCTTCTATCTGGGTGAGCAGAAGGGCATCTACAAGGATGCCGGCGTGACCTTGAAGCTCGGCGAAGGTGCCGGCTCGCAGGCCGCACTCGGCTCGCTCATCCAGGGCCAGGAAGATGCTGTCATCCTGCCCGGCATCTTTGCCATTTCGGCAATCCAGAAGGGCATGCCGGTCAAGATCATCGCGCTTTATCAGCCGGAGTCGCCGATTGCGCTGATCTCGCATCCCGACAAGGCGGTGAACACGCCCAAGGATCTCGAGGGCAAGACCATTGCCCATGCCGTCGGTGAGACCGGCACCTCCTATCTCGGCGCCTTCTGCGAGATCAACAAGATCGACTGCAGCAAGGTCTCCAAGGTCCAGATGGACTCGCAGTCGCGCGTGCCGCAGTTCCTGCAGAAGCAGGTCGACGTCGTCAGCGTCTACAAGACCAATGACCTGCCGGTGCTCGAGGACAAGACAGGCCAGAAATTCCCGACGCTCGACCTGACCGAATTCGGTCTGGCCGTGCCCGGCATGGCGGTTGTCGCCAGCGATGACGGCATCGCCAAGAAAGGTCCGGCGCTCAGGAGCTTCCTGGCAGCCAATGCCAAGGCGATCGAGTTGACCCGTGCCGATCCGGCTGCCGCCACTGCGGCGCTCAAGGCCGTCTGGCAGGCGGGTCCTTCCGATAAGGTCGTGCAGGAGCAGATCGAGGCAACCTCGGCATCGATCCATTCGCCTACCGGTACGCCCACCGGCTACATCGACGAGAAGGCGATCGCCGACGCGCTCAAGCTGATCGGCAGTGTCGAGGAAATCGG